In the genome of Triticum urartu cultivar G1812 chromosome 5, Tu2.1, whole genome shotgun sequence, one region contains:
- the LOC125510898 gene encoding uncharacterized protein LOC125510898 codes for MADRRCLSERQGHHLQSNGAIDLEVDGGTTGLHPEIGITKGNSRAKWSHQMKLYLIKLLKDHDVPGFRTQNAWSKEAWNNILHQLNQKFDQSFTLNQVKQKEQDLKRDYRTVKKLLDVSGFGWDKDRKMVDAPDSVWASFTARTNSKDALQWKERSFPFYEELAPLYEGRYAEGRTRQGMDHYTSKRKYAPVPLSQLTQMVDLDQSPSPTMPVTGESDMRFTLDEELEETNLDSPLHLSTPIQHVQAPPRSTQMEKHDTRRGKKQKHSATDDFHEKYLKLKKEEIDRFAAIEEKKLEDPYNINKCITAIEGLEGLQLGDMLMASDIFKCKENREVFLSYSTNELRLAWLKREIARAQTNDQN; via the exons ATGGCTGATCGACGTTGCTTGTCTGAGCGACAAGGCCATCATCTGCAATCAAATGgtgcaattgatcttgaagttgATGGTGGGACTACAGGTCTTCATCCAGAAATAG GAATCACAAAAGGTAACTCTCGAGCCAAATGGAGTCACCAAATGAAGCTGTACCTTATTAAACTCCTAAAAGATCACGATGTGCCTGGTTTTCGGACACAGAATGCTTGGAGCAAGGAGGCATGGAATAATATTCTTCATCAACTCAATCAAAAGTTTGATCAGTCATTTACTCTCAACCAAGTCAAACAGAAGGAGCAAGATCTAAAGAGAGACTATCGTACTGTGAAAAAGTTGTTGGATGTAAGTGGCTTTGGATGGGATAAGGACAGAAAAATGGTAGACGCACCTGATAGTGTTTGGGCAAGCTTTACTGCTCGTACGAACAGCAAGGATGCTCTCCAATGGAAAGAAAGATCATTTCCCTTTTATGAAGAATTAGCTCCACTCTATGAAG GTCGTTATGCTGAAGGGAGAACTCGCCAAGGCATGGACCATTATACTagcaagaggaagtatgcaccAGTTCCCTTGTCACAGTTGACACAGATGGTTGATCTCGATCAATCACCATCACCTACTATGCCGGTTACCGGTGAGTCGGACATGCGGTTTACTTTAGATGAAGAACTTGAGGAAACCAACTTGGATTCTCCCCTGCATCTATCTACACCTATTCAGCATGTGCAAGCCCCTCCAAGATCCACACAAATGGAGAAACATGACACTAGGCGTGGGAAAAAACAGAAGCATAGTGCTACTGATGACTTCCATGAGAAGTATTTAAAACTGAAGAAGGAAGAAATTGATCGATTTGCTGCCATTGAGGAGAAGAAGCTAGAGGACCCCTACAACATCAACAAGTGTATCACAGCAATTGAAGGCTTGGAAGGTCTACAACTAGGAGATATGCTGATGGCATCAGATATCTTCAAATGTAAGGAGAACAGGGAAGTTTTCTTGTCCTACTCTACTAATGAACTACGGTTGGCTTGgcttaaaagagagattgcacgtGCCCAAACAAATGATCAAAATTAG
- the LOC125510897 gene encoding protein ALP1-like: MDPSYCRRSKSEDEFALYVLPTLGEHSYSSRRPMHTSILTGARRVNEILNGHEDLCKRHFRMETDIFQALVQKLRENDRLIDGRDVSIEEQVAIFLYALSKNATNDTLADWFQHSGQTISYYFGKVLSAITELYSVYIRPSSLHPHPILSKEKFYPFFMDCISAIDGTHISLKLPADEQEPCRNRKQTLSQNVMVACDFDLKFVHVHAGWEGSASDARVLQDALNHGFQVPPGKFYLVDAGYANTPQFLAPYHGTRYHLQEQGRARQRPRNYKELFNLRHAQLRNHIERIIGILKMRFPILRVASHYSVTKQIDISVASCVLHNFIRLHDGDFSWPENTTVEIDQEQFVDVPSGDHNYHNDIHAFNYSREAGNQKRDYIAQQMWAQICITKISEYVIFYPSSTTIHGNQKRDYIAQQMWAQICITKISEYVIFYPSSTTIHGNQKRDYIAQQMWAQICITKISEYVIFYPSSTTIHGNQKRDYIAQQMWAQICITKISEYVIFYPSSTTIHVLEI; this comes from the exons ATGGATCCTAGCTACTGTCGCAGATCAAAGAGTGAGGATGAGTTTGCTCTTTATGTTCTTCCTACTTTAGGAGAACACTCATATTCCTCAAGGAGACCTATGCACACTTCAATACTCACAGGCGCACGGCGTGTAAATGAAATTTTAAATGGACATGAAGACCTATGCAAAAGGCACTTCAGAATGGAGACTGATATATTTCAAGCTTTGGTTCAGAAATTGCGCGAAAATGATCGCCTTATTGATGGAAGAGATGTCTCAATAGAAGAACAAGTGGCTATATTTTTGTATGCATTATCTAAGAATGCAACAAATGATACTTTGGCAGATTGGTTTCAGCATAGTGGACAAACAATCAGTTACTATTTTGGTAAAGTGCTCAGTGCAATTACTGAACTCTATTCTGTATACATACGTCCATCTTCCCTACACCCGCATCCAATCTTGAGTAAAGAAAAGTTCTACCCTTTCTTTATG GATTGCATCAGCGCTATAGATGGTACACATATTTCATTGAAACTACCTGCTGATGAGCAAGAACCATGTCGCAATAGGAAGCAAACATTGTCGCAAAATGTTATGGTAGCATGTGATTTTGATCTGAAGTTTGTGCATGTGCATGCTGGTTGGGAGGGATCGGCTTCAGATGCAAGAGTCCTACAGGATGCACTTAACCATGGTTTTCAAGTACCCCCCGGAAAATTTTACCTTGTAGATGCTGGTTATGCAAACACACCACAATTTTTGGCTCCATATCATGGTACTAGGTACCACTTACAAGAACAAGGAAGAGCTCGCCAAAGGCCAAGAAATTACAAGGAATTATTCAACCTACGACATGCACAACTCCGAAATCATATCGAGAGGATTATTGGTATACTAAAAATGAGATTTCCGATATTGAGAGTGGCTTCACATTACTCAGTGACCAAACAAATTGACATATCAGTTGCTAGTTGTGTGCTGCACAATTTCATACGTTTGCATGATGGAGATTTTTCATGGCCTGAGAATACTACTGTGGAGATTGATCAAGAACAATTTGTTGATGTGCCAAGTGGAGACCACAACTATCACAATGATATACATGCTTTTAATTACTCTAGAGAAGCTGGGAATCAAAAACGAGATTATATAGCACAGCAAATGTGGGCACAAATATGTATCACGAAGATCTCAGAATATGTAATATTTTATCCAAGTTCTACTACCATTCATGGGAATCAAAAACGAGATTATATAGCACAGCAAATGTGGGCACAAATATGTATCACGAAGATCTCAGAATATGTAATATTTTATCCAAGTTCTACTACCATTCATGGGAATCAAAAACGAGATTATATAGCACAGCAAATGTGGGCACAAATATGTATCACGAAGATCTCAGAATATGTAATATTTTATCCAAGTTCTACTACCATTCATGGGAATCAAAAACGAGATTATATAGCACAGCAAATGTGGGCACAAATATGTATCACGAAGATCTCAGAATATGTAATATTTTATCCAAGTTCTACTACCATTCATGTACTTGAAATATGA